In a genomic window of Oncorhynchus keta strain PuntledgeMale-10-30-2019 chromosome 26, Oket_V2, whole genome shotgun sequence:
- the LOC118359264 gene encoding cyclin-dependent kinase inhibitor 1B-like isoform X1 — MSDVRLSNGSPTLERTDARLSDHPKPSACRIIFGSPDREELRRDLKGHLQEMEAAASAKWNFDFSSHTPLSNGRFKWELMDCKDVPNFYTRTQRSVKDVCPSGNNTMDLNGNHSCVMVTPRQPSDNTERSESQMESKEQCTGRRKRPACHEYPSSQNKRSHSSSNEVTPCPSLEYTPRKASPRTQT, encoded by the exons ATGTCAGATGTTCGACTTTCAAATGGGAGCCCAACGTTGGAAAGGACGGATGCTCGGTTGTCGGATCACCCCAAACCGTCAGCCTGCAGAATCATTTTCGGCTCGCCGGATCGCGAAGAGTTAAGGCGGGATTTAAAGGGACATTTGCAAGAGATGGAAGCGGCGGCCTCAGCGAAGTGGAACTTCGATTTTTCAAGCCACACACCTCTATCGAACGGGAGATTCAAATGGGAATTAATGGATTGTAAAGACGTTCCAAATTTCTACACCAGAACGCAACGATCAGTGAAAGACGTTTGCCCCTCTGGGAATAACACTATGGATCTAAATGGGAATCATAGTTGTGTGATGGTGACTCCCCGGCAGCCCTCCGACAACACGGAGAGGTCAGAGAGCCAAATGGAGAGTAAAGAGCAGTGCACCGGGCGGAGAAAAAGACCAGCCTGCCATGAAT ACCCCTCGTCCCAAAATAAAAGGTCACACAGTAGTTCGAATGAAGTTACTCCTTGCCCAAGCTTAGAATATACACCCAGGAAAGCCAGTCCCAGGACTCAAACGTGA